The nucleotide sequence AGAAGGACAAGCTGTGGAGTGACCTGGGTGAAATGGAACATCTGGTGCGCGAAGGCGTGGCCTATGCCCGCAGCATCCACGGCGCCACCGAGGCCAGTTGCCGCATCAGCCTGGACGCGTTTCTCGACAGCCTGGTGTTCGACTACCAGGACACTGGCCAGGATGTGCAACTGTCCGGAAAGAACGCTGCGGTTATCGATACCCGCCCCCATGCCCTGCGCCGGGTGCTGGTGAACCTGGTGGACAACGCGTTGAAGTTCGGTGGTGCGGCACGGATCGAGGTGCAGGCCAACCCGAACGGCCAACTGGCGATCCAGGTCCTTGACCACGGCCCCGGCATCAACGAGCAGGAACTGGCCGAAGTGCTCAAGCCGTTCTACCGGGTGGAAAGCTCGCGCAACCGTGAAACCGGCGGCACCGGGCTGGGACTGGCCATCGCCCAGCAACTGGCGATGGCCATGGGCGGCTCACTGACCCTGAGCAACCGCGAAGGCGGCGGCCTCTGCGCCGAACTGCGCCTGAGCCACGACGCCTCGCTCGGGCGCTGACCCCAGCCTGACCGACCCACCGCTATCGCGAGCAGGCTCGCTCCCACAGGGGATTTGTGGTGTTCACTACTTTGTGGACGCCCCGGAACCTGTGGGAGCGAGCCTGCTCGCGATAGCGGTGGGTCTGCTTGCAGGGATGTTGAATGTGCCGCCGTCATCGCGAGCAAGCTCGCTCCCACAGGGTTGGGCGGTCCGCCACCTAGGCGCGTTAGCGGCAGTCATCGTGGGGCGCCATCGATACCTGACCGTTTTATCAAGTTATCTGATGTCAGGTCACTTAAGTTAATTGGCCTGACAGCCGATACAGGGGCGTGCGGGATATTTCGCGTTTAGCTGATGACTTGTTTATGACCGATGATGCAGGCAACGACTCCACCGATTTTTCCCCGGGCAAGCCAACCCGAAGTTTCACCCGACGCACCTTCCCGGCCATCATGTTCCTGCTGTTTGCCATGTCCGCGCTGGCTATCGCCGTGCTGCTCAACATCACCAGGGCCCAGGACGAGCGCGCCCGGGAACAGAGCCTGTTTTTCGCCCAAAGGGCCATCGACGGCATTCGCACCGGCATCGGTCGCGACCTGAACGACTACTCCAAGTGGAGTGACGCCTACCGGCATCTGCATGTAAAGGTGGATAAGGCATGGGCCTACGACCAGGAAAACGTCGGCAGTAGCGTCTCTTCGCTCTACGGCTACCAGGCCGTGTTCGTCATCTCCCCCAAGGGCAAAACGGTTTACTCGGTGATCGATGGCGAAATGAGCGAGGCCGATGCCAGCACCTGGCTGGCGGGGGACCTGCAAGGCCTGAGAAAGACTGCCGGCGCTGCGGAAAATCGTGACGAAGTCATCGTCAAGTTGATGCATCACGAGGGCGCACCCGCGTTCGTCGCCGCGTCGGCCATCACCACCGGCACGGACAACAGCGTGCGCGAGATCCCGGGACCGCCGAGCGTGATGCTGTTCGTGAAAGTCCTCGACCCGGTCTCGCTGGAGAACCTGGCCCGGAACTTCGCCCTCCCCGATGCCTACATCGCTCATAAGCCGGGTCCGGACGGCACGGCCGAGTTATCCCTTGGCGACAACATCCACGAGGCCCTGGCATGGCGACCGCCGACTCCCGGCAACGATCTGCGCAAGGCACTGCTGCCCTTTCTGGTGCTGGCGCTGCTGATCCTGGGGATCCTGGCCCTCGCGGTGTTGCGACATGCGCTGATGATGCTTCGCGCCCAGGAACACCAGTACGACAGCCTGCTGGCCCACCGCAAGGCGTTGGAGCGCAGTGAAGAACGCTTCCGCGACATCGCCGAAGTGTCCTCCGACTGGCTATGGGAGGTCGATTCGGCCGGAACATTGACCTATCTGTCGGAACGCTTCGAACAAGTGACCGGGTTCAGTCCCACCGAGTGGCTGGGCAAGCCCCTGCACCGGCTGCTGCATCCCCACGGCGGCTCGATTTCCATTGCCCAATGGTTGCTCAGCGGTGCCAACAACGCATCATCGAACCCGCTGTTGTGCGAGTACACCGCACGCAATCAACGCATACGCACCTGCAAACTCTCGGTCCGGGCCATTGAATCCGGCGCCCTGGGTTTTCGCGGCACCGCCACCGATATCACCGATGAACTGCGGGCATTGGCCCAGATCAAGCACCTGTCCCTGCACGACCCGCTGACCGGGCTGGCCAACCGCAACCGGCTGTTCGATTGCCTCAGCGAGCACCTGGACCCGGCCAACGGCGTGTCGTTGGCGGTGTTGAACCTGGACATGGACCGCTTCAAGCCGGTCAACGACTCCCTTGGGCATGCCGTGGGCGACAAAGTGTTGAAGGAAGTGGCCCATATCCTTCAACAGAACGTGCGCGACTCCGACCTGGTGGCCCGCCTGGGCGGCGACGAGTTTGTCATCGTCATGCCGGAACCGGGCAATGCCCACGACCTCGATCAACTCTGTGGCCGTCTGATCGACTGCATGCAGCGCCCCATGCACCTGGACGGCAATACCCTGTACCTGGGCGTGAGCATTGGGGTGGCCTGGTCGCAACCCGGTGACCGCCGTGCCGATGAACTGTTGCGCCAGGCCGACATTGCCTTGTATGCGGCCAAGGCAGCCGGTCGCAACACCTGGCGCGTCTACGTGGAAGCGATGGGTAACGTCGCCCGTGATCGCCGACGCTATGAACAGCAACTGCGCGACGCCATGCACCGGGACCAGTTGGAACTGCGTTACCTGCCACGCTTCGATGTCAACGCCGAGCAGTTGTACGGCTTTGAAGCCCAGACGTTCTGGCACCATCCTGAAAAGGGTGAACTGGGCGGTGACGACTTCATTCCGGTTGCCGAAGCGTCAGGCCAGTTGGAGGAGCTGGGGACATGGATGCTGATCAACGTCTGTGAGGAAGCGGCGAGCTGGCCGACACCGGTCAACGTCTCCGTCGCGGTGTCGCCGAAATGGTTCGGCAGCAGCTTCTTGCTCAATCAAGTGCAGACAGCCCTAGAGGCGAGCGACCTGGCCCCCCATCGACTGACCCTGGAAGTGGCCGAGGGCATTCTGCTGGTCGACCACAAGACCGTCGCCGACACCCTGCATGCCCTCAAGGGCCTGGGGGTGCGGATCAACATCGACAAGTTCGGCAC is from Pseudomonas sp. B21-056 and encodes:
- a CDS encoding EAL domain-containing protein, giving the protein MTDDAGNDSTDFSPGKPTRSFTRRTFPAIMFLLFAMSALAIAVLLNITRAQDERAREQSLFFAQRAIDGIRTGIGRDLNDYSKWSDAYRHLHVKVDKAWAYDQENVGSSVSSLYGYQAVFVISPKGKTVYSVIDGEMSEADASTWLAGDLQGLRKTAGAAENRDEVIVKLMHHEGAPAFVAASAITTGTDNSVREIPGPPSVMLFVKVLDPVSLENLARNFALPDAYIAHKPGPDGTAELSLGDNIHEALAWRPPTPGNDLRKALLPFLVLALLILGILALAVLRHALMMLRAQEHQYDSLLAHRKALERSEERFRDIAEVSSDWLWEVDSAGTLTYLSERFEQVTGFSPTEWLGKPLHRLLHPHGGSISIAQWLLSGANNASSNPLLCEYTARNQRIRTCKLSVRAIESGALGFRGTATDITDELRALAQIKHLSLHDPLTGLANRNRLFDCLSEHLDPANGVSLAVLNLDMDRFKPVNDSLGHAVGDKVLKEVAHILQQNVRDSDLVARLGGDEFVIVMPEPGNAHDLDQLCGRLIDCMQRPMHLDGNTLYLGVSIGVAWSQPGDRRADELLRQADIALYAAKAAGRNTWRVYVEAMGNVARDRRRYEQQLRDAMHRDQLELRYLPRFDVNAEQLYGFEAQTFWHHPEKGELGGDDFIPVAEASGQLEELGTWMLINVCEEAASWPTPVNVSVAVSPKWFGSSFLLNQVQTALEASDLAPHRLTLEVAEGILLVDHKTVADTLHALKGLGVRINIDKFGTNIASLREVLNQPFDGIRFDRNILSQLGLEHDHEGVLAMIRLSRSVGLMVTAEGIENARQFRQLRSVACDHVQGPYFGSALARSEMASFFTTPRWL